One Streptomyces sp. P9-A2 DNA window includes the following coding sequences:
- a CDS encoding oxygenase MpaB family protein, translated as MDSGHAHAAGPDTGPAPGQSSRSEPIPFEPGSLLWDIAGDVRLLLSLPAALVLQVAHPAVGAGVDDHSVFRTDPWGRAERSLDSLQLWVYGGEQALEEGRRLRRLHKDISGTDTRGRPYHALTPAFYAWVHATAYPIFLRAAQYLSHPLDERDERRLYDELLHLGAILGIRQRDMPRTPEEFWPYFDTMVREELERTPVVAELLDPRRPIPPPDGAGAFLRRIWPVLRPPLARLHVFVTTGLLPPSVREHLGLVWTARDERRLRRLGAVVRTVVPLLPERLRYLPRARAARRAART; from the coding sequence ATGGACAGCGGCCACGCACACGCGGCCGGCCCGGACACAGGCCCCGCGCCCGGTCAGAGCTCCCGCTCCGAGCCCATCCCGTTCGAGCCGGGCTCCCTCCTCTGGGACATCGCCGGTGACGTCCGGCTCCTGCTCTCCCTGCCCGCCGCCCTGGTGCTCCAGGTCGCCCACCCGGCGGTCGGCGCGGGCGTCGACGACCACTCCGTGTTCCGCACCGACCCCTGGGGCCGGGCCGAGCGCTCACTGGACTCCCTGCAACTGTGGGTCTACGGCGGCGAACAGGCCCTCGAGGAGGGACGCAGGCTCCGCAGACTGCACAAGGACATCAGCGGCACCGACACCCGCGGCCGCCCCTACCACGCCCTCACCCCCGCCTTCTACGCCTGGGTGCACGCCACCGCCTACCCGATTTTCCTGAGAGCGGCGCAGTACCTGTCCCACCCGCTCGACGAGCGGGACGAGCGCCGCCTCTACGACGAACTCCTCCACCTCGGCGCCATTCTCGGCATCAGACAACGCGACATGCCGCGCACGCCGGAGGAGTTCTGGCCGTACTTCGACACGATGGTCCGGGAAGAGCTGGAGAGGACGCCCGTCGTGGCGGAACTGCTCGACCCGCGGCGGCCGATCCCTCCGCCGGACGGCGCGGGCGCGTTCCTGCGCCGGATCTGGCCGGTGCTCCGCCCGCCCCTGGCGCGGCTGCACGTCTTCGTCACGACCGGCCTGCTCCCGCCGTCCGTCCGCGAGCACCTCGGCCTGGTGTGGACGGCACGGGACGAACGCAGGCTGCGCCGCCTGGGCGCCGTCGTCCGCACGGTGGTCCCGCTGCTGCCCGAGCGCCTGCGCTACCTGCCCAGGGCCCGCGCCGCCCGCCGCGCCGCCCGTACATGA
- a CDS encoding Hsp20/alpha crystallin family protein, protein MSHPSRRSRGPFSGWDAFRELEDLRSRMEYLMHSTFPFPGDDFSEAGTAGTWTPPADVEDTGDAHLVELELAGVDKDQINVEISDGELVVHGEVEERERTGVVRRHTRHVGRFHYRTTLPPNADTEHISAELTNGVLTVRVPRTGKSTPRRIEITG, encoded by the coding sequence ATGTCGCATCCCTCACGCCGCAGCAGGGGGCCGTTCTCCGGGTGGGACGCCTTCCGGGAGCTCGAGGACCTCCGCTCCCGGATGGAGTACCTCATGCACTCCACCTTCCCCTTTCCCGGCGACGACTTCTCCGAGGCCGGCACCGCCGGTACGTGGACGCCGCCGGCCGACGTCGAGGACACCGGGGACGCCCACCTGGTGGAACTGGAGCTCGCCGGTGTGGACAAGGACCAGATCAATGTCGAGATCAGCGACGGCGAACTCGTCGTCCACGGTGAGGTCGAGGAGCGGGAACGCACGGGTGTGGTCCGGCGGCACACCCGTCACGTCGGACGGTTCCACTACCGCACGACGCTGCCGCCCAACGCCGACACCGAACACATCAGCGCGGAGCTGACCAACGGAGTCCTTACGGTGCGTGTCCCCAGGACGGGGAAGAGCACGCCGCGCCGTATCGAGATCACCGGCTGA
- a CDS encoding sulfite oxidase: MPASAVPSPRPGTGPDTSAHSASAHSASTHDETTYDRRRMRQWLAGGAKADGVSRRRLLTLLAAATTAATALPDARPARAADPTIVKPLPPEWFVQRGTNAETRWEALRGTGYHTPNELFFVRNHTTTPVLDAHGWRLRLWGSGLRGAPGEDRPVEFGYDDLRALPAVTRTVSVECAGNGRSHYTSQQGETVSGTAWGLGAIGAARWRGVRLADVLRRAGLSSSAVDVQPRGLDAEYVSGGESLGRVRRPLPLSKALDDVLLAYEMNGEPVPYDHGYPVRVLVPSWVGIASIKWVGDIEVSAQPLFSPWNTAFYRLFGPAHPPEGSAPLTRQTLKSAFELASGATLPAGERQMLHGRSWSGAGAIARVDVSTDGGANWRPARLHDDSRAGTWTRWSVPWTPGAPGPTQLLARATDTAGRRQPDVAVPNTQGYLFDAVVRHPVTVVRGRSTSPRSESS; this comes from the coding sequence ATGCCCGCATCCGCCGTGCCGTCGCCCCGTCCCGGAACCGGCCCCGACACATCCGCCCACAGTGCATCCGCCCACAGCGCGTCCACCCATGACGAGACCACCTACGACCGCCGCAGAATGCGTCAGTGGCTCGCCGGGGGTGCCAAGGCGGACGGGGTCAGCCGCCGCCGTCTGCTCACCCTGCTCGCCGCCGCCACCACCGCCGCGACCGCGCTTCCCGACGCGCGCCCGGCCCGCGCCGCCGACCCCACGATCGTCAAACCGCTGCCGCCCGAGTGGTTCGTCCAGCGCGGCACCAATGCCGAGACCCGCTGGGAGGCGCTGCGCGGGACCGGCTACCACACCCCCAACGAGCTGTTCTTCGTGCGCAACCACACCACCACCCCCGTCCTGGACGCACACGGCTGGCGGCTGCGGCTGTGGGGCAGCGGTCTGCGGGGCGCGCCCGGTGAGGACAGGCCGGTGGAGTTCGGGTACGACGACCTGCGCGCCCTGCCGGCCGTCACCCGGACCGTGTCCGTCGAGTGCGCCGGAAACGGCCGCAGTCACTACACGAGCCAACAGGGCGAAACCGTCTCCGGCACCGCGTGGGGGCTGGGCGCGATCGGCGCCGCCCGCTGGCGCGGGGTGCGACTGGCCGACGTACTGCGCAGAGCGGGCCTGTCCTCCTCCGCGGTGGACGTCCAGCCGCGCGGCCTGGACGCCGAGTACGTCAGCGGCGGTGAGAGCCTCGGCCGGGTGCGCCGTCCGCTGCCGCTGTCCAAGGCGCTGGACGACGTACTGCTCGCGTACGAGATGAACGGCGAGCCGGTGCCGTACGACCACGGGTACCCGGTGCGGGTGCTGGTGCCCTCGTGGGTGGGGATCGCGTCGATCAAGTGGGTCGGCGACATCGAGGTGTCGGCGCAGCCGCTCTTCTCCCCGTGGAACACCGCCTTCTACCGGCTGTTCGGCCCGGCCCACCCGCCGGAGGGCAGCGCGCCGCTGACCCGGCAGACGCTGAAGAGCGCCTTCGAGCTGGCGAGCGGTGCCACGCTCCCGGCGGGAGAGAGGCAGATGCTGCACGGCCGTTCCTGGTCGGGCGCCGGGGCCATCGCCCGGGTCGACGTCAGTACCGACGGGGGAGCGAACTGGCGGCCGGCACGGCTGCACGACGACAGCCGTGCCGGCACCTGGACCCGCTGGTCCGTGCCCTGGACGCCCGGGGCCCCCGGCCCCACCCAGCTCCTGGCCCGCGCCACCGACACGGCCGGCCGCCGGCAGCCGGACGTCGCGGTACCCAACACGCAGGGCTATCTCTTCGACGCGGTGGTGCGGCACCCGGTGACCGTGGTCCGAGGCCGGAGCACTTCTCCGCGCAGCGAATCGTCATGA
- a CDS encoding pyridoxamine 5'-phosphate oxidase family protein, giving the protein MRAHLGDRLVIESPATGATRRDGEVVGLHHKDGTPPYDVRWSDTQAVTLVFPGPDAHLLHPGHEPGTAREPSRRPGTAGAGADSGAHRSGACHTSDLGRRVAAERERQGLTRAETARRARMAPAYLAYLEEHQADPSLATLINLAGALNTTVQALRGGDTEMPTGQGVALAHPRLLDLGPEECRTLLSTHGVGRVAVSAPDGPAVVPVNYEVVDDVIAFRTAPDSVLAAAVGSDTAFEVDRVDEAMSQGWSVLAVGPARRVTDPDDVRRLTEHTHTAPWAGGEREMWVTIRPTTLTGRRISPADH; this is encoded by the coding sequence ATGCGAGCTCACCTCGGCGATCGACTCGTCATCGAAAGCCCGGCGACCGGCGCCACCAGGCGCGACGGCGAGGTCGTCGGACTCCACCACAAGGACGGGACACCTCCGTACGACGTGCGCTGGTCGGACACGCAGGCGGTGACGCTCGTGTTTCCCGGGCCCGACGCGCACCTCCTGCATCCGGGGCACGAGCCCGGGACGGCCCGGGAGCCGTCCCGTCGACCGGGCACGGCCGGAGCGGGTGCCGATTCCGGTGCGCACCGCTCCGGTGCGTGCCACACCAGCGACCTCGGCCGGCGGGTGGCCGCCGAACGCGAGCGTCAGGGTCTGACCCGGGCCGAGACGGCCCGCCGTGCCAGGATGGCGCCGGCGTATCTCGCGTACCTGGAGGAACACCAGGCCGATCCGAGCCTGGCGACGCTCATCAACCTGGCCGGAGCGCTGAACACCACGGTCCAGGCCCTGCGCGGCGGCGACACCGAGATGCCGACGGGCCAGGGCGTCGCGCTCGCGCACCCCCGGCTCCTGGACCTCGGCCCCGAGGAATGCCGCACCCTGCTGTCCACCCACGGGGTGGGGCGCGTCGCGGTGTCGGCCCCGGACGGCCCGGCGGTCGTTCCGGTGAACTACGAGGTCGTCGATGACGTGATCGCCTTCCGGACCGCTCCCGACTCCGTACTCGCCGCGGCCGTGGGATCGGACACCGCCTTCGAGGTCGACCGTGTGGACGAGGCCATGAGCCAGGGCTGGAGCGTGCTCGCCGTCGGCCCCGCACGGCGGGTCACGGACCCCGACGACGTGCGGCGGCTGACCGAGCACACCCACACCGCTCCGTGGGCCGGAGGCGAACGCGAGATGTGGGTGACGATCCGTCCCACGACCCTGACGGGACGCCGCATCAGTCCGGCCGACCACTGA
- a CDS encoding MDR family MFS transporter, protein MTNRQILQAMSGLMAGMFVAILAGTVVANALPRIIADLQASQSSYTWVITAELLAMTATVPLWGKLSDLFNQKLLLQLSLSLFVVGSLLAGFSQDVGLLIFSRVVQGVGAGGLTALAQIVMAAIIPPRRLGKYAGIFGAVFAVGTVAGPLIGGVLVDTSWLGWRWCFFIGVPFALLAIALLQRTLKLPTVRREAKIDFLGAFLIVAGVCALLIWVSLAGSEFDWMSWQTAALAGGGVLLLIAAVVVETRVPEPIIPLGIFRNRTVTLTTVASLLVGVAMFGGTVFLSQYFQISLGKSPTVAGLMSLPMILGLLVSSTVAGQIITATGRWKVYLVAGSIIMTAGLGLLSTIEADTPFALLSVYMAVMGVGVGMLMQNLVLAAQNDVPATELGAATSVLSFFRSMGGTIGTSVLGAILANRVATEMTKGLTEAGIPAGSSESGGSGVPDMTTLPEPMREIVEHAYGVATADLFLVATPVAALAVIAVLFIKEKPLKDTSGMERLTAESAESAESAESAGSTESAGTAAAPAGVG, encoded by the coding sequence ATGACCAACCGGCAGATACTCCAGGCCATGTCGGGGCTGATGGCCGGCATGTTCGTCGCCATCCTGGCCGGCACCGTGGTCGCCAACGCGCTCCCGCGCATCATCGCCGACCTGCAGGCCAGCCAGTCCTCCTACACCTGGGTCATCACCGCCGAGCTGCTGGCGATGACGGCGACGGTGCCCCTGTGGGGCAAGCTGTCGGACCTGTTCAACCAGAAGCTGCTGCTCCAGCTGTCCCTGTCCCTGTTCGTCGTCGGCTCCCTGCTGGCGGGCTTCTCCCAGGACGTGGGCCTGCTGATCTTCAGCCGCGTGGTGCAGGGCGTCGGCGCGGGTGGACTCACGGCTCTGGCGCAGATCGTGATGGCGGCCATCATCCCGCCGCGCAGGCTGGGCAAGTACGCCGGCATCTTCGGAGCCGTCTTCGCGGTCGGCACCGTGGCCGGACCGCTCATCGGCGGTGTTCTGGTGGACACCTCCTGGCTCGGCTGGCGCTGGTGCTTCTTCATCGGTGTGCCGTTCGCACTGCTCGCCATCGCGCTGCTGCAGCGCACCCTGAAGCTGCCCACCGTCCGCCGCGAGGCGAAGATCGACTTCCTGGGCGCCTTCCTGATCGTCGCGGGTGTCTGCGCCCTGCTCATCTGGGTCTCCCTCGCGGGCAGCGAGTTCGACTGGATGTCGTGGCAGACCGCCGCGCTGGCCGGTGGGGGAGTGCTGCTGCTGATCGCCGCGGTCGTCGTCGAGACACGGGTGCCGGAGCCGATCATTCCTCTGGGCATCTTCCGCAACCGCACGGTGACGCTCACCACGGTCGCGAGTCTCCTCGTCGGTGTGGCCATGTTCGGCGGTACCGTCTTCCTCTCGCAGTACTTCCAGATCTCCCTGGGCAAGTCCCCGACCGTCGCGGGCCTGATGAGCCTGCCCATGATTCTCGGCCTGCTCGTCTCCTCGACCGTCGCCGGACAGATCATCACCGCCACCGGCCGGTGGAAGGTGTACCTGGTCGCGGGCTCCATCATCATGACGGCGGGCCTCGGACTGCTGTCCACCATCGAGGCCGACACCCCCTTCGCCCTGCTCAGCGTCTACATGGCCGTCATGGGCGTCGGCGTCGGCATGCTGATGCAGAACCTGGTCCTGGCCGCGCAGAACGACGTTCCGGCGACCGAGCTGGGCGCCGCCACCTCGGTGCTCTCCTTCTTCCGGAGCATGGGCGGCACGATCGGCACCAGTGTGCTCGGGGCCATCCTCGCCAACCGGGTCGCCACCGAGATGACCAAGGGTCTGACGGAAGCGGGCATCCCGGCCGGCTCGAGCGAGTCCGGCGGGAGCGGCGTGCCCGACATGACGACGCTGCCCGAGCCGATGCGGGAGATCGTGGAGCACGCCTACGGCGTCGCCACCGCGGACCTCTTCCTCGTGGCCACGCCCGTCGCGGCCCTCGCCGTGATCGCCGTGCTCTTCATCAAGGAGAAGCCGCTGAAGGACACCAGCGGCATGGAACGGCTCACCGCCGAGTCCGCCGAGTCCGCCGAGTCCGCCGAATCGGCCGGGTCCACCGAGTCCGCCGGTACGGCGGCGGCGCCGGCCGGCGTCGGCTGA
- a CDS encoding bifunctional class I SAM-dependent methyltransferase/NUDIX hydrolase, protein MTVEDVNAEAWTTYGRRQLDHGYMPPVPERLQWAPWKEVGPGTEVLGDITGKRVLDIGSGAGHYAVHLARAHGAQVTAVERSATQHRRATGTHAGTPGVRFVHGDVVDLLRTAEPFDAAYAIGSLAFIDPHRVLPALRDGLRPGAPLILSLIHTDLHGHGPSTTVAAREQMVRLRDDPPLSTRMWVLAPRLWEDLLTAYGFRVEGIDLLRSFDEDSPVVQQLVRARRLPVRPVRVSSRPRTTRPPVPHAAVGVGAVVFGEQGLLLGRHRHGTFELPGGTVEAGESLEATVVRELAEETGLIARPDDVTLLGTLVDHVGDVVRVTVGAVVHAWQGRPATQPDESVGEWAWHPLDRLPDGLFVCSAQILTAWRPDLPIDHTPARFTPYGHRTAPTAIAVTDTV, encoded by the coding sequence ATGACCGTTGAGGACGTGAACGCCGAAGCGTGGACCACGTACGGCCGACGTCAGCTGGATCACGGGTACATGCCACCCGTCCCCGAACGACTGCAGTGGGCTCCGTGGAAAGAGGTCGGCCCCGGTACGGAGGTCCTCGGTGACATCACCGGGAAACGTGTCCTGGACATCGGCTCCGGCGCCGGGCACTACGCCGTGCACCTGGCCCGCGCGCACGGCGCGCAGGTGACCGCGGTCGAGCGGTCCGCCACCCAGCACCGACGGGCCACCGGCACCCACGCGGGCACGCCGGGCGTGCGGTTCGTGCACGGCGACGTGGTCGACCTCCTCCGCACGGCCGAACCGTTCGACGCCGCGTACGCCATCGGGAGCCTGGCCTTCATCGACCCGCACCGCGTCCTGCCCGCGCTGCGCGACGGACTTCGCCCCGGCGCCCCGCTGATCCTCTCCCTCATCCACACCGACCTGCACGGCCACGGTCCGTCCACGACGGTCGCGGCCCGCGAGCAGATGGTCAGGCTCCGTGACGACCCGCCTCTCTCCACCCGGATGTGGGTTCTGGCACCGCGGTTGTGGGAGGACCTGCTCACGGCGTACGGCTTCCGGGTCGAGGGCATCGACCTGCTGCGGTCCTTCGACGAGGACAGTCCGGTCGTGCAGCAACTCGTCCGCGCCCGTCGTCTCCCCGTGCGGCCCGTACGCGTCTCCAGCCGGCCCCGCACCACGAGGCCGCCGGTGCCGCACGCGGCCGTCGGTGTCGGCGCCGTCGTCTTCGGTGAGCAGGGTCTGCTGCTCGGGCGCCACCGGCACGGCACCTTCGAGCTGCCCGGCGGAACCGTGGAGGCCGGGGAGTCCCTGGAAGCGACCGTGGTGCGTGAACTCGCCGAGGAAACCGGGCTGATCGCCCGGCCCGACGATGTCACCCTCCTGGGAACGCTGGTCGACCACGTCGGTGACGTCGTGCGGGTGACCGTCGGTGCCGTCGTCCACGCGTGGCAGGGCCGGCCGGCAACGCAGCCGGACGAGAGTGTCGGCGAGTGGGCCTGGCACCCCCTGGACCGGCTGCCCGACGGTCTGTTCGTGTGCAGCGCCCAGATCCTCACCGCCTGGCGCCCCGACCTGCCCATCGACCACACTCCTGCCCGTTTCACGCCGTACGGCCACCGCACGGCACCGACGGCGATCGCCGTGACCGACACCGTCTGA
- a CDS encoding MFS transporter, producing MNASRKAAGDGRRAAVIALACAGVFVAYLPVTTVAVSLPVIQRALGATTAELSWVSDAYVLPVAALILTAGVFGDVHGRKKVYQVGMALSAAGAAVSLSTQSIGMLWAGQALAGAGAAALLPVTLALISQVVPDHRERGKYIGWWTTCMMAAMVVGPLIAGVIVEHASWRWVFLLPLPVSLATMAVAARLLPGARATSRRKLDWPGQVTAAVAMTALVYGVIEGGADSFAAPQTVVALVVAVVSGTLFVVVERRGESPMLDLSLFRSPAFTGSTLVVMISFLGLIGFFFVLSLYLGMVQQLDTWQSAVRLVLVNVVSMIMGMVIGPVMRRVSPRVIITTGMLISAAALLSLTTLGVTTSFGSLAWRLALLGLGLGIAFPCITSTAVSAVPGRQAGMAAAGNNAFRQLGGALGPAVLGTLLATKAADTLPAHLADAGLHGGTAQSIADTVGAGGLGAVAGMELGADTGRAMGAVSEAFLEGLRLCLTVSAVLLVLAALAAAVLLRQRTGASVTVGAGGSDGTSATASAGSASAPADTGKTSGSATVAVGANGTSGRPAEQPEAVDSSSGRNTGGSPGR from the coding sequence TTGAACGCTTCTCGAAAGGCGGCCGGAGACGGCCGTAGGGCGGCCGTGATCGCGTTGGCGTGTGCCGGCGTCTTCGTCGCCTATCTGCCGGTGACGACCGTCGCGGTGAGCCTGCCGGTGATCCAGCGGGCGCTGGGCGCCACGACCGCGGAACTGTCGTGGGTCTCCGACGCCTACGTGCTGCCGGTGGCCGCGCTGATCCTCACCGCGGGCGTGTTCGGCGACGTGCACGGCCGCAAGAAGGTCTACCAGGTGGGCATGGCGCTCAGCGCGGCGGGCGCGGCGGTGTCCCTGAGCACCCAGTCGATCGGCATGCTGTGGGCCGGCCAGGCGCTGGCCGGTGCGGGAGCCGCGGCGCTGCTGCCGGTGACGCTGGCACTGATCAGCCAGGTCGTTCCGGACCACCGTGAGCGCGGCAAGTACATCGGCTGGTGGACGACCTGCATGATGGCGGCCATGGTGGTCGGCCCGTTGATCGCGGGTGTGATCGTCGAGCACGCCTCATGGCGGTGGGTCTTCCTGCTGCCGCTGCCGGTGTCCCTGGCGACCATGGCGGTGGCCGCGCGGCTGCTGCCCGGCGCCCGGGCCACCTCCCGGCGCAAGCTGGACTGGCCCGGCCAGGTCACCGCCGCGGTGGCCATGACGGCCCTGGTGTACGGGGTCATCGAGGGCGGCGCCGATTCGTTCGCCGCTCCGCAGACCGTCGTCGCGCTGGTGGTGGCCGTGGTGAGCGGCACGCTGTTCGTCGTGGTGGAGCGGCGCGGCGAGTCGCCGATGCTGGACCTGTCCCTGTTCCGCAGCCCGGCCTTCACGGGCTCCACGCTGGTCGTGATGATCAGCTTCCTCGGGCTGATCGGCTTCTTCTTCGTTCTGAGCCTCTATCTGGGCATGGTGCAGCAGCTGGACACCTGGCAGTCCGCGGTGCGCCTGGTGCTGGTCAACGTCGTCTCGATGATCATGGGCATGGTGATCGGACCGGTGATGCGGCGGGTGTCGCCCCGGGTGATCATCACAACCGGCATGCTGATCAGCGCGGCCGCCCTGCTGTCCCTGACGACGCTCGGCGTCACCACCTCGTTCGGGTCGCTGGCCTGGCGACTGGCCCTGCTCGGCCTGGGCCTCGGTATCGCCTTCCCGTGCATCACCAGCACCGCGGTCTCCGCGGTGCCCGGCCGTCAGGCCGGCATGGCCGCCGCGGGCAACAACGCCTTCCGGCAGCTCGGCGGCGCGCTGGGGCCCGCCGTGCTCGGCACCCTGCTGGCGACGAAGGCGGCCGACACGCTGCCCGCCCACCTCGCCGACGCGGGTCTGCACGGCGGCACGGCACAGTCGATCGCCGACACGGTCGGGGCCGGAGGACTGGGCGCCGTCGCCGGCATGGAACTCGGCGCGGACACCGGCCGGGCGATGGGTGCCGTCTCCGAGGCGTTCCTGGAGGGCCTGCGCCTGTGCCTGACCGTCTCCGCGGTCCTGCTGGTCCTCGCCGCCCTGGCCGCGGCCGTCCTGCTGCGGCAGCGGACGGGGGCGTCCGTCACGGTGGGCGCGGGCGGTTCGGACGGCACGTCCGCCACCGCGAGCGCGGGCAGCGCGTCCGCTCCGGCGGACACGGGCAAAACGTCCGGCAGCGCCACTGTCGCCGTGGGGGCGAACGGTACGTCGGGCCGGCCCGCAGAACAGCCGGAGGCCGTGGATTCGTCCTCCGGCCGGAACACGGGCGGCTCCCCCGGGCGATGA
- a CDS encoding TetR/AcrR family transcriptional regulator: MSDRDPAEGGLRGRKKRETRAALVAAAVRLAAEHGAENVTVDAISEAAGVSPRTFFNYFDSRDEAFVMVGAESSGRVRRAVLAAPADVSPLAALRDALAAELGEVEQQHELWRLHSQVLRRSPHLLARSIGAHVEDEFTLAETLAERIGAGSPLFTEGRPPFGTAEGEQRRQALGLYPRLLAAVGTTAVRVAAEHWCVRQDEATFEAVFRTVFDHLAAGLTEPTVPVVPVVPVVPVDEA, from the coding sequence GTGAGTGACAGGGACCCCGCAGAGGGTGGGCTTCGGGGCCGCAAGAAGCGGGAGACCCGCGCCGCTCTGGTGGCGGCCGCGGTGCGGCTGGCGGCGGAGCACGGCGCGGAGAACGTCACCGTCGACGCGATCAGCGAAGCGGCCGGCGTGTCGCCCCGCACGTTCTTCAACTACTTCGACTCCCGTGACGAGGCGTTCGTCATGGTGGGCGCGGAGTCGAGCGGGCGCGTCCGGCGGGCGGTGCTCGCCGCGCCCGCCGACGTGTCCCCGCTGGCGGCGCTGCGCGACGCGCTGGCCGCGGAACTGGGAGAAGTGGAACAGCAGCACGAGCTGTGGCGGCTGCACTCCCAAGTGCTGCGCAGGTCACCGCACCTGCTCGCGCGCAGCATCGGTGCCCACGTCGAGGACGAGTTCACTCTGGCCGAGACGCTCGCGGAGCGCATCGGCGCCGGTTCGCCGCTGTTCACAGAGGGTCGCCCCCCCTTCGGGACTGCCGAGGGGGAACAGCGGCGACAGGCCCTGGGACTGTATCCGCGACTGCTGGCCGCGGTCGGCACCACGGCCGTCCGGGTCGCCGCGGAGCACTGGTGCGTGCGGCAGGACGAAGCCACCTTCGAGGCCGTCTTCCGGACGGTGTTCGACCATCTGGCCGCCGGACTCACGGAACCGACCGTGCCGGTCGTGCCGGTCGTGCCGGTCGTTCCGGTGGACGAAGCCTGA